The following are from one region of the Cervus canadensis isolate Bull #8, Minnesota chromosome 21, ASM1932006v1, whole genome shotgun sequence genome:
- the LOC122423910 gene encoding LOW QUALITY PROTEIN: methionine adenosyltransferase 2 subunit beta-like (The sequence of the model RefSeq protein was modified relative to this genomic sequence to represent the inferred CDS: substituted 1 base at 1 genomic stop codon) produces the protein MPEMPENMEQEEVNIPNRRVLITGATGLLGRAVYKEFQQNNWHAVGCGFRRARPKFEQVNLLDSNAVHHIIYDFQPHVIVHCAAERRPDVVENHPDAASQLNVNASGNLAKEAAAIGAFLIYISSDYVFDGTNPPYREEDIPNPLNLYGKTKLEGEKAVLENNLGAAVLRIPVLYXEVERLEESAVPIMFDKVQFSNKSANMDHWQQRFPTHVKDVATVCRQLAEKRMLDPSIKGTFHWSGKEQMTKYEMASAIADAFNLPSSHLRPITDSPVVGAQRPRNAQLDCSKLETLGIGQRTPFRIGIKESLWPFLIDKRWRQTVFH, from the coding sequence ATGCCTGAAATGCCGGAGAACATGGAACAGGAGGAAGTTAACATCCCCAACAGGCGGGTTCTCATTACTGGTGCCACTGGGCTTCTTGGCAGAGCTGTGTACAAAGAATTTCAGCAGAATAATTGGCATGCCGTTGGCTGTGGTTTTAGAAGAGCAAGACCAAAATTTGAGCAGGTCAATCTCTTGGATTCTAATGCAGTTCATCACATCATTTATGATTTTCAGCCTCATGTCATCGTACATTGTGCAGCAGAGAGAAGGCCAGATGTTGTAGAAAATCACCCAGATGCTGCTTCTCAACTTAACGTGAATGCTTCTGGGAATTTAGCAAAGGAAGCAGCTGCAATTGGAGCATTTCTAATCTACATTAGCTCTGATTATGTTTTTGATGGAACAAACCCACCTTATAGAGAGGAAGACATACCAAATCCCCTAAATCTATATGGCAAAACAAAATTAGAAGGAGAAAAGGCCGTCCTGGAGAACAATTTAGGAGCTGCTGTTTTGAGAATTCCTGTTCTGTATTGAGAAGTTGAAAGGCTTGAGGAAAGTGCCGTGCCTATTATGTTTGATAAAGTGCAGTTCAGCAATAAGTCCGCCAACATGGACCACTGGCAACAGCGGTTCCCCACGCACGTCAAAGACGTGGCCACCGTGTGCCGTCAGCTAGCAGAGAAGAGGATGCTGGATCCATCAATTAAGGGAACCTTTCACTGGTCCGGGAAAGAACAGATGACTAAGTATGAAATGGCGAGTGCAATTGCAGATGCCTTCAACCTCCCCAGCAGCCACTTAAGACCGATAACTGACAGCCCTGTCGTAGGAGCACAACGTCCGAGAAATGCTCAGCTTGATTGCTCCAAATTGGAGACCTTGGGCATTGGCCAGCGAACACCATTCCGAATTGGAATCAAAGAGTCACTCTGGCCTTTCCTCATTGACAAGAGATGGAGACAGACGGTCTTTCATTAG